The Fusarium falciforme chromosome 8, complete sequence region CTTTCACGAACTACACGTAGATCATCGAAATAAGTCGTTAAAACTCGAAGCATAACAAACAATTCATCAAATTCTACCAAATATGTCCGCCTAAAGAAGTTAAATACATTGGACACAAACCACCCTGTGCCCCTCAAAAGTTTTCAACATGTACATCATGTAAATAGTTAATGTCATCCCAAGAGCTCCTAGTGGTAGGCCGCTAGTTCTGGGGCTGCAGCTCGACCAGGTTTCCATCGGGGTCAGTCACGTAGATGAGGGGCGAGTTCAACTGGCTCAGGGTCTTGATCAGAGCAGCCTGCTCCACAGGCTTAAGCTGTGCCACGACAGCTGGGGAAAGGCTGGTCGCGTTGCCAATCTCAGTACCGAAGGACAGTGGTTCTCCTGTGCGCTTGAGGACTCTGACATCGGGGAATGTGTCGAGGCGTGCCTGGGCGGCTTCGATGTCGGGGACGATCATGCCAACGTGACCAAAGGTGTTGGGATGCTCGCCGGATGAGGGGAGGTAGTTGTCTGGCACGTCGATGTGGATGAGTTCGAGGAGACCTTGGGCATTGTTCTTCTCTCGGTTGAGCTCCAATGCGGTCTGGTAGCCTGTTCCGTTCTTGCCGCCGTGGCTGTAGCCCATGTAGGCGATGGTGTAGCTCTCTGTGACCTCGAGGTGGAAGAGCTCGCGGAGGCCAAAGACGCGAGAGTAGAAGTCCATGCTGGCTGTCAGGTTTCTGACGTTGAGGCACAGGTGGTTGATGTTGTAGCCAATCGTGGCGGGATCAGAGGCGGCATCACTGCCGAGGTGGTTCTTGGGGTATTCTGAGGTGTCATTGTCGGCTCTTTCGATGGGGCCGCATCCTAGGGTTTGGGAAgcgaggagagggaggagagccCAAGAGGACTTGAAGGAGAATTGGACCATGGTGTATGTGTTGGAGTGTAAGTGAATGTGAgagttgatgaggatgagttgATTGACTTACCTGCCAAGCTGGAGACATCTTGAGGTTTATATGCACAATCGATTCGAGCCATGACTTACAATTCACTCGCCCATCTACGAAAGCAACGTCAGCCTCTTCCCTGCCCGCTTCCTTGGTGTATCTGATGCGACACTGGCCTGCAGAGCCCTGTGGGGTCGATCGACGCTCGGCCGACGAGTCGCGGGGCGGGGCGAGGGGCGAGCGACCTCGCGAACCGCGACAGCGAAGGGACGGGGCCTCGCTATAGGGCTGGATGAGGTTAATTGCAGGGACGACATGGCGAATCCTTCCTGTGCTTGTTGGTACCGGACCCAACTGCTTGGGAGTCGT contains the following coding sequences:
- a CDS encoding VOC domain-containing protein; this encodes MVQFSFKSSWALLPLLASQTLGCGPIERADNDTSEYPKNHLGSDAASDPATIGYNINHLCLNVRNLTASMDFYSRVFGLRELFHLEVTESYTIAYMGYSHGGKNGTGYQTALELNREKNNAQGLLELIHIDVPDNYLPSSGEHPNTFGHVGMIVPDIEAAQARLDTFPDVRVLKRTGEPLSFGTEIGNATSLSPAVVAQLKPVEQAALIKTLSQLNSPLIYVTDPDGNLVELQPQN